A genomic window from Nicotiana sylvestris chromosome 11, ASM39365v2, whole genome shotgun sequence includes:
- the LOC138881087 gene encoding uncharacterized protein, producing MDHNLIKVEAMSEEWMGKLAELERKVAELERIESAWSLVMAKVAALENTIRVLQSEQESEKAMTTLREARLDERIGEIDREVSILGDRVTALEDEKEQLLAQIESSSPTVPRHLHKIWVHVKAQRDIYNSLRDAGTITEAAYEGVQEKAREVHSNCGYNSTTPKAGEGANAEGEFLGDGGEEGDDGDAE from the coding sequence TGGGAAAATTGGCCGAGTTGGAGAGAAAGGTTGCCGAGTTGGAGAGAATCGAGAGTGCCTGGTCCTTGGTTATGGCAAAGGTGGCGGCCTTAGAGAATACTATCCGCGTTCTCCAATCCGAGCAGGAATCGGAAAAGGCGATGACCACTCTAAGGGAAGCGAGGCTTGATGAGCGCATTGGTGAGATTGATCGAGAAGTGTCAATCTTAGGGGATCGAGTTACCGCTTTGGAGGATGAAAAAGAGCAACTGTTGGCTCAAATCGAGTCTTCCTCCCCCACCGTCCCCCGCCACTTGCACAAGATTTGGGTTCATGTTAAAGCCCAACGGGATATATACAATAGTTTGAGGGATGCGGGCACTATTACCGAGGCCGCATATGAAGGAGTGCAGGAGAAGGCACGAGAGGTTCATTCCAATTGTGGATATAACTCAACAACACCGAAGGCTGGTGAGGGTGCAAACGCCGAGGGGGAATTTCTTGGAGATGGTGGTGAAGAGGGTGACGATGGTGACGCCGAGTGA